One genomic window of Nocardioides daphniae includes the following:
- a CDS encoding cellulose synthase, producing the protein MDDVTWAALALSLTVLGSLYSWWAFRHRGLAPGLRGVALTLLVVAAWLTGTLGLFTRIATAVSWWATNLVLSPAVWVGIGAAGTSGLLLVVARLLDRRRPGVERRRQDSLGHTGSAQVTARERRPRSKESHDDELDEIEELLRRRGIE; encoded by the coding sequence GTGGACGACGTGACGTGGGCAGCGCTGGCCCTGAGCCTCACGGTGCTGGGCTCCCTCTACTCGTGGTGGGCCTTCCGGCACCGTGGCCTCGCGCCCGGCTTGCGCGGGGTCGCGCTCACGCTGCTCGTGGTGGCGGCCTGGCTGACGGGCACGCTCGGGCTGTTCACCCGGATCGCCACGGCCGTGTCGTGGTGGGCCACCAACCTCGTCCTCTCCCCCGCCGTCTGGGTCGGGATCGGCGCGGCCGGCACCTCGGGCCTGCTGCTGGTCGTCGCACGGCTGCTCGACCGCAGGCGTCCGGGTGTCGAGCGCCGCCGGCAGGACTCCCTCGGGCACACTGGCTCCGCGCAGGTCACTGCCCGGGAGCGGCGACCGCGGTCGAAGGAGTCGCACGACGACGAGCTCGACGAGATCGAGGAGCTGCTGCGACGGAGAGGGATCGAGTGA
- a CDS encoding SseB family protein translates to MVDPNRFAGAEILQSSFPDDDGGISPALASALEAYAVDPGGFAEVVNALAPSRLLVPVVAVLGEVEYDERGLAHDKSSDMATVLVTGGDGRQALLAFTSTESLHRWNPEARPVPVPAPVAAQSAVQEKAAALVVDIAGPVTFVLEESDLDAFAAGWTLARIGDRTGWIRPGE, encoded by the coding sequence ATGGTCGACCCCAACCGCTTCGCGGGTGCCGAGATCCTCCAGTCGTCCTTCCCTGACGACGACGGCGGCATCTCGCCCGCCCTTGCCTCCGCACTCGAGGCGTACGCCGTCGACCCCGGCGGCTTCGCCGAGGTCGTGAACGCGCTCGCCCCGAGCCGACTCCTGGTGCCGGTGGTCGCGGTGCTGGGCGAGGTGGAGTACGACGAGAGGGGCCTGGCCCACGACAAGTCGAGCGACATGGCCACGGTGCTGGTCACCGGCGGCGACGGTCGCCAGGCGCTCCTCGCCTTCACCTCGACCGAGTCGTTGCACCGGTGGAACCCCGAGGCCCGTCCGGTGCCGGTCCCGGCGCCGGTCGCTGCCCAGAGCGCAGTCCAGGAGAAGGCGGCCGCGCTGGTCGTCGACATCGCAGGCCCGGTCACGTTCGTGCTCGAGGAGAGCGACCTCGACGCCTTCGCCGCGGGCTGGACGCTGGCCCGGATCGGTGACCGGACCGGCTGGATCCGTCCCGGCGAGTGA
- the infC gene encoding translation initiation factor IF-3, with the protein MTGFRFRQAGAFRHLRRTTSHTTTGGHISTELRINDRIRVPEVRLVGPNGETVGIVPTDQALKLAQEADLDLVEIAPQGRPPVCKLMDYGKFKYENAQKARDARRNQTNVIIKEMKLRPKIDQHDYETKKGHVVRFLKAGDKVKITIMFRGREQHRPELGFRLLQKLAEDVQELGFVESSPKQDGRNMIMVLGPHKKKADAKVDVQAEKDAKVAERAAAAEEERAGRAPKEGQAVAQKKERKRSDNVDADVDI; encoded by the coding sequence GTGACTGGCTTCCGCTTTCGACAAGCGGGAGCCTTTCGTCATTTGAGGCGGACGACCTCGCACACAACCACTGGAGGACACATCAGTACTGAGTTGCGCATCAACGACCGGATCCGAGTTCCCGAGGTCCGGCTCGTGGGTCCCAACGGCGAGACGGTCGGCATCGTTCCGACCGATCAGGCACTGAAGCTTGCCCAGGAAGCAGACCTCGACCTGGTCGAGATCGCGCCCCAGGGTCGGCCGCCCGTCTGCAAGCTCATGGACTACGGGAAGTTCAAGTACGAGAACGCCCAGAAGGCCCGTGACGCACGACGGAACCAGACGAACGTCATCATCAAGGAGATGAAGCTTCGTCCGAAGATCGACCAGCACGACTACGAGACGAAGAAGGGCCACGTGGTCCGCTTCCTCAAGGCTGGCGACAAGGTCAAGATCACGATCATGTTCCGCGGCCGTGAGCAGCACCGCCCCGAGCTCGGCTTCCGCCTGCTGCAGAAGCTGGCCGAGGACGTGCAGGAGCTCGGCTTCGTCGAGTCGTCGCCGAAGCAGGACGGCCGCAACATGATCATGGTCCTCGGCCCGCACAAGAAGAAGGCCGACGCCAAGGTCGACGTGCAGGCAGAGAAGGACGCCAAGGTCGCCGAGCGCGCCGCCGCCGCCGAGGAGGAGCGCGCAGGTCGTGCCCCCAAGGAGGGCCAGGCCGTCGCGCAGAAGAAGGAGCGCAAGCGCTCCGACAACGTCGACGCCGACGTCGACATCTGA
- the rpmI gene encoding 50S ribosomal protein L35, whose protein sequence is MPKNKSHSGAGKRFRVTGSGKILREKAGKRHNLEKKASKVTRRLTGTVEVATADVPRAKKLLGR, encoded by the coding sequence ATGCCGAAGAACAAGAGCCACTCCGGTGCCGGCAAGCGCTTCCGCGTGACCGGCTCCGGCAAGATCCTTCGCGAGAAGGCCGGCAAGCGCCACAACCTCGAGAAGAAGGCTTCGAAGGTCACCCGTCGCCTCACCGGCACGGTCGAGGTCGCCACGGCCGACGTGCCGCGCGCCAAGAAGCTGCTCGGTCGCTGA
- the rplT gene encoding 50S ribosomal protein L20, which translates to MARVKRAVNAQKKRRVVLERASGYRGQRSRLYRKAKEQVTHSLVYNYNDRRKNKGNFRKLWIQRINAAARANGMTYNRFIQGLNLAGIEVDRKILADLAVNDAPAFATLVEAAKAALPEDVNAPKAS; encoded by the coding sequence ATGGCACGCGTCAAGCGGGCAGTCAACGCCCAGAAGAAGCGCCGGGTCGTCCTCGAGCGCGCCTCGGGCTACCGCGGTCAGCGTTCGCGCCTCTACCGCAAGGCCAAGGAGCAGGTCACCCACTCCCTGGTCTACAACTACAACGACCGCCGCAAGAACAAGGGCAACTTCCGCAAGCTGTGGATCCAGCGCATCAACGCTGCCGCTCGCGCCAACGGCATGACCTACAACCGCTTCATCCAGGGCCTGAACCTGGCTGGCATCGAGGTCGACCGCAAGATCCTGGCCGACCTGGCCGTCAACGACGCGCCGGCCTTCGCCACGCTGGTCGAGGCCGCCAAGGCTGCCCTCCCCGAGGACGTCAACGCCCCCAAGGCCTCCTGA
- a CDS encoding TrmH family RNA methyltransferase, whose amino-acid sequence MNTPLSHANSRVKEARKLSRRSVRTERRLFLADGPKAVEGALTVPDCVVEVFATVTAAEQYADLLDAAPQVWLVEDRAMELLSDSVTPAGVVAVCRFLDVTLDEVLATSPQLVTVCADVRDPGNAGTVIRTSDAAGAGAVVLAGHSVDPYNPKTVRASVGSLFHLPVILADDPAAAVQALQAAGLTVLAADGAGEVDLFDAELAPATAWLFGNEAWGLPDELAALADHRVSIPIHGCAESLNLATAAAICLYASARAHR is encoded by the coding sequence GTGAACACTCCTCTGTCGCACGCGAACAGCCGCGTCAAGGAGGCACGGAAGCTCAGCCGCCGCTCGGTGAGAACCGAGCGGCGGCTTTTCCTTGCCGACGGCCCGAAGGCCGTCGAGGGCGCCCTCACGGTGCCCGACTGCGTGGTCGAGGTCTTCGCGACCGTCACGGCCGCCGAGCAGTACGCCGACCTGCTGGACGCCGCTCCGCAGGTCTGGCTCGTCGAGGACCGGGCGATGGAGCTGCTCTCCGACTCCGTGACGCCGGCCGGCGTCGTCGCCGTCTGCCGCTTCCTCGACGTCACCCTGGACGAGGTCCTGGCGACCTCGCCGCAGCTGGTCACCGTCTGCGCCGACGTCCGCGACCCCGGCAATGCCGGCACGGTGATCCGTACCAGCGACGCCGCCGGTGCGGGCGCCGTCGTGCTCGCCGGCCACAGCGTCGACCCCTACAACCCCAAGACCGTGCGCGCCAGCGTCGGCAGCCTCTTCCACCTCCCGGTGATCCTGGCCGACGACCCGGCCGCCGCCGTGCAGGCCCTGCAGGCAGCCGGGCTCACCGTGCTGGCCGCCGACGGTGCCGGCGAGGTCGACCTCTTCGACGCCGAGCTGGCCCCGGCCACCGCGTGGCTCTTCGGCAACGAGGCCTGGGGCCTGCCCGACGAGCTGGCCGCCCTGGCCGACCACCGGGTCTCCATCCCGATCCACGGCTGCGCCGAGAGCCTCAACCTGGCCACCGCCGCCGCGATCTGCCTCTACGCCAGCGCCCGCGCCCACCGCTGA
- a CDS encoding DUF4031 domain-containing protein, protein MIVIDPPAVHRYGRTWSHLASDTSLGELHAFALAHGVPERGFDRDHYDVPAAYYDAMVAAGAVEVSSRELVILLRRAGLRRPKPMAP, encoded by the coding sequence GTGATCGTCATCGACCCGCCCGCCGTGCACCGCTACGGGCGCACCTGGTCACACCTGGCCAGTGACACCTCGCTGGGGGAGCTGCACGCCTTCGCGCTCGCCCACGGCGTGCCCGAGCGAGGCTTCGACCGTGACCACTACGACGTACCGGCCGCGTACTACGACGCCATGGTGGCCGCCGGGGCGGTCGAGGTCTCCTCCCGCGAGCTGGTCATCCTGCTGCGTCGGGCGGGCCTGCGTCGTCCGAAGCCGATGGCGCCGTGA